A DNA window from Hevea brasiliensis isolate MT/VB/25A 57/8 chromosome 2, ASM3005281v1, whole genome shotgun sequence contains the following coding sequences:
- the LOC110673899 gene encoding uncharacterized protein LOC110673899 isoform X1, which yields MAIEDENQANKPSPSPVSQSSTSHPTPRPNPDGMSPKPLSPKEFILSVASNISSQPLTNPDPNVWGVLTAISNNARKRHQGINMLLTGDEHCIGRLVEDMRFQIESTAVSGKHCKIYRKNLTVEDVEHPSNFHTSVFLKDTSTNGTFLNWKKLNKSNPELKLKHGDIISFAAPPQHELAFAFVYREVLRSTPLMEGAVAKRKSEEIVSENKRLKGIGIGAPEGPISLDDFRSLQRSNTELRKQLESQVLAIDTLRNEHRATIEHHDSELKGMKESVTKSYLDQLKELQNMLDVKQKEMVEVNRISAEQKHALEDLNERLAASRQSCIEANEIIKSHKVSISELETQLEEERDQRREERQKAVADLKAALQRVQSEAQEEIKRQSDAASQRERELQEEINKLQEREKKWCSQVETLRPKLEEARQKLVISDNKVRQLEAQVVEEQLASASGRKRVEELEQEMKQLRKELDREKQAAREEAWAKVSALELEINATVRDLEFERRRLKGARERIMLRETQLRAFYSTTEEISVLFAKQQEQLKAMQKTLEDEENYENTSVDIDLNLPVENMNGSFVREKEMNGYQSNSGAKAGSASSAQRFDRNQAVSSGEASVTEKHECDIRSQGEGENMQEEEFTSANRHANGGFGSEIDGVGTAPVLEGNAIGTERVLETESPGIDGDRDVDMNKCGSLAGDTMQLDDEIHVHDSDERVPTTSQVALHTSQSDNPLENQKAMDDTEPGGTIRTADLLASEVAGSWAHSTAPSVHGENESPTSGDDDERVGAGLHDSNGLVAESQSTPTSAAAAGRHSHQHLATTKMSGIIALSEMIGIVAPEMKEQFGAMDNDCDGGREKQGSTSNSDSEGCTDSDDHDRECAKGKSISDDETEGSDQPDEDQKHYAMDEDEDTQEDSLQ from the exons ATGGCTATAGAAGACGAGAACCAAGCAAACAAGCCGAGTCCAAGTCCAGTCTCGCAGTCAAGCACCTCGCATCCTACACCTCGTCCAAATCCCGATGGTATGTCGCCAAAGCCGTTGAGCCCAAAGGAGTTCATCCTCTCAGTGGCCTCTAACATATCTTCTCAACCTCTCACTAACCCGGACCCCAATGTTTGGGGTGTTCTCACTGCTATTTCCAACAATGCCCGCAAGCGCCACCAG GGTATCAATATGCTTTTGACTGGGGATGAGCATTGCATTGGCAGATTGGTGGAGGATATGCGTTTTCAAATTGAGTCAACTGCAGTCAGTGGAAAACACTGCAAAATATATCGGAAAAATCTCACTGTTGAAGATGTGGAGCATCCATCTAACTTTCATACATCTGTCTTCTTGAAAGATACAAG TACAAATGGAACATTTCTTAATTGGAAGAAATTGAATAAGAGTAACCCTGAGTTGAAACTCAAGCATGGAGATATTATATCATTTGCTGCTCCTCCTCAGCATG AACTTGCATTTGCATTTGTATATCGAGAAGTTCTTAGGTCTACTCCCTTGATGGAAGGTGCAGTGGCAAAGAGAAAATCAG AGGAGATTGTTTCAGAAAACAAAAGACTAAAAGGTATAGGGATTGGTGCTCCTGAGGGTCCTATATCTCTTGATGATTTTCGAAGCCTTCAACGTTCAAACACG GAATTGAGGAAGCAGTTGGAAAGTCAAGTCCTTGCGATTGATACATTGCGCAATGAACATCGAGCAACTATTGAACATCATGATAGT GAGTTGAAAGGGATGAAGGAGTCTGTCACAAAATCATACCTTGATCAACTCAAGGAGTTGCAAAATATGTTAGATGTTAAACAGAAAGAGATGGTGGAAGTTAACAGAATATCAGCTGAGCAAAAGCATGCCTTGGAAGACCTTAATGAAAGACTTGCTGCTTCCAGGCAGTCATGCATTGAAGCAAATGAAATAATTAAGAG TCACAAGGTATCTATATCTGAACTCGAGACACAATTAGAAGAAGAGCGAGATCAGAGAAGAGAAGAACGACAAAAGGCTGTTGCTGATTTAAAGGCAGCATTGCAGAGAGTTCAGTCTGAGGCACAGGAGGAAATTAAACGACAGTCTGATGCTGCCTCTCAACGTGAGAGAGAACTGCAAGAGGAAATTAATAAGCTTCAG gaaagggagaagaaatggtgTTCACAAGTCGAAACCTTGAGGCCCAAATTG GAGGAAGCTAGGCAAAAGTTGGTTATCTCTGATAATAAAGTTCGCCAGCTAGAAGCTCAAGTCGTTGAAGAGCAACTGGCCTCTGCAAGTGGAAGAAAA AGGGTTGAAGAACTTGAGCAAGAAATGAAACAATTGAGGAAAGAGCTTGACAGGGAAAAG CAGGCAGCGCGAGAAGAAGCATGGGCTAAAGTTTCTGCCCTTGAACTTGAGATAAATGCCACAGTGCGGGATCTTGAATTTGAGAGACGGAGGCTAAAAGGTGCTAgggaaagaataatgcttag GGAGACACAGCTACGGGCATTTTATTCCACAACTGAAGAAATATCAGTACTGTTTGCCAAGCAGCAAGAACAATTGAAGGCAATGCAGAAGACTTTGGAAGATGAGGAAAATTATGAGAACACATCTGTGGATATTGACCTGAATCTACCTGTTGAGAACATGAACGGCTCCTTTGtcagagaaaaagaaatgaatGGGTATCAAAGCAACAGTGGTGCAAAGGCTGGCTCTGCTAGTTCAGCTCAGAGATTTGATAGAAATCAGGCTGTTTCTTCAGGTGAAGCAAGTGTCACTGAAAAGCATGAGTGTGATATCAGAAGTCAAGGAGAAGGTGAAAATATGCAGGAGGAAGAATTCACAAGTGCCAATCGTCATGCTAATGGTGGCTTTGGTTCTGAGATTGATGGTGTTGGTACGGCACCTGTCCTGGAAGGAAATGCAATTGGAACGGAGCGAGTTCTGGAAACAGAAAGCCCTGGAATAGATGGTGATCGGGATGTTGATATGAACAAGTGTGGCTCATTAGCTGGGGACACTATGCAACTTGATGATGAAATCCATGTACATGATAGTGATGAGCGTGTTCCAACAACTTCTCAGGTTGCTTTACATACCTCACAATCAGATAATCCCCTTGAGAATCAGAAAGCCATGGATGATACAGAACCAGGAGGCACAATCAGAACAGCTGATCTTTTAGCTTCTGAAGTTGCTGGGAGCTGGGCTCACAGCACTGCTCCTTCTGTCCATGGTGAGAATGAATCTCCTACAAGTGGAGACGATGATGAGAGAGTTGGTGCAGGGCTTCATGACTCTAATGGTCTGGTGGCCGAGAGTCAAAGTACACCAACTTCTGCAGCTGCAGCTGGCAGACACAGTCATCAACATTTGGCAACAACTAAGATGAGTGGAATTATTGCATTAAGTGAGATGATTGGAATTGTTGCTCCTGAAATGAAGGAGCAGTTTGGTGCCATGGATAATGATTGTGATGGAGGGAGGGAAAAACAGGGTTCTACCTCAAACTCTGATAGTGAGGGTTGCACCGACAGTGATGATCATGACCGAGAATGTGCCAAAGGTAAATCAATTTCAGATGATGAAACCGAGGGTAGTGACCAACCTGATGAGGATCAAAAACACTATGCCATGGATGAAGATGAAGATACACAGGAAGATTCTCTTCAATAA
- the LOC110673922 gene encoding peptidyl-prolyl cis-trans isomerase CYP18-1 encodes MSVTLHTNLGDIKCEIACDEVPKTAENFLALCASGYYDGTIFHRNIKGFMIQGGDPTSTGKGGTSIWGKKFNDEIRESLKHNARGTLSMANSGPNTNGSQFFMTYAKQPHLNGLYTVFGRVIHGFEVLDLMEKTQTGPGDRPLAEIRINRVTIHANPLAG; translated from the exons ATG TCGGTTACACTGCACACTAATCTCGGTGATATTAAGTGCGAGATCGCCTGCGACGAGGTCCCCAAAACGGCCGAG AATTTTTTGGCACTATGTGCTAGTGGTTATTATGATGGAACCATATTTCACCGAAATATTAAAGGTTTTATGATTCAAGGTGGAGATCCAACCAGTACAGGCAAAGGGGGGACCAGTATATGGGGCAAGAAGTTCAATGACGAGATCAGAGAGTCTCTTAAG CATAATGCAAGGGGTACACTGTCAATGGCCAACAGTGGACCTAACACTAATGGAAGCCAGTTTTTTATGACTTATGCAAAGCAACCCCATCTCAACGGGTTATACACTGTATTTGGCAGAGTAATTCATGGCTTTGAAGTGCTTGATCTCATGGAGAAG ACTCAAACAGGACCAGGTGATCGACCTCTTGCAGAGATAAGGATCAATAGAGTGACGATACATGCTAATCCACTTGCTGGCTAG
- the LOC110673915 gene encoding uncharacterized protein LOC110673915 produces MAAERPPVIASATTNATSVLQEKRYRSIFDVPANFLDACRLLSSSAGLVSETSEKYENPTIIGTLEETDDREEKSSRNGAAMLRWTCNICKAEFESLQEQRSHFKSDIHRINVKLSIAGKDIVNEEDLDDLTSDSFRDYDISSISGSEDENEKGSFPLDDIQKGSNESTKRKLFMRLHTGERVSLWKCMVLNEFESVSYENEKEVSFDCGGYMRCLKESEVIERLNFLIHEPRDKTCLRILLLASGGHFAGCVFDGNAVVVHKTFHRYVVRAKAGKKQSSKDASGRAAHSAGASLRRHNELALKKDVQELLSSWKPYFDASTCVFIYAPSSNRHLFFDGDKAYFSDQHCFIRNVPLNVRRPTFKEAQRIYNQLTQVAYEVDEKDFPSVAKEDFVSIETSTPDGSLDSRKEDLKDCTNCGETTEASSRLKDSDDLFISTETESAVIGVATPLHKAAHAGDANKVLELLEQGLDPCVKDERGRTPYMLATEKEVRNNFRRFMASNLDRWDWHAAKVPSALTKEMEESQAEKQAEKDAKRKARAKELKKLRKAKEKAQAATSQNSMAAVENQVRPRSAIKGPLTIGGSQLSEEELKRAQAAEREKRAAAAESRMAAAQNAQGSGTATVANMEQPKSGLATDINCSCCNASLAGKVPFHRYNYKYCSTTCMHVHREFIEDG; encoded by the exons ATGGCGGCCGAACGTCCTCCTGTCATCGCCTCCGCGACCACAAACGCAACCTCAGTTCTGCAGGAGAAACGGTATCGTTCCATATTTGACGTCCCAGCCAACTTCTTAGACGCCTGCCGCTTACTGTCTTCCTCCGCAGGTTTAGTATCCGAGACCTCTGAGAAATATGAGAATCCCACTATCATCGGAACCCTAGAGGAGACCGATGATAGGGAAGAGAAGAGTTCTAGAAATGGCGCCGCAATGCTTAGATGGACTTGTAACATCTGCAAGGCCGAATTCGAGTCGCTTCAGGAGCAGCGCTCCCATTTCAAATCCGATATTCATCGAATTAAC GTTAAGCTAAGCATTGCAGGGAAGGATATTGTGAACGAGGAAGATTTAGATGACTTAACATCTGATtctttcagagattatgatatatcAAGTATATCAGGATCAGAAGATGAAAATGAGAAAGGATCCTTCCCTCTTGATGATATTCAAAAGGGATCAAATGAAAGTACCAAGCGGAAGCTGTTTATGCGTCTTCATACAGGAGAGAGAGTTTCACTTTGGAAGTGTAtggttttgaatgagtttgaaAGCGTTTCTTATGAGAACGAGAAAGAAGTTTCTTTTGACTGTGGTGGGTATATGCGATGCCTTAAAGAGAGTGAAGTGATTGAAAGATTGAATTTTCTGATTCATGAGCCCAGGGATAAGACGTGTTTGAGGATTTTATTGCTTGCAAGTGGGGGACACTTCGCTGGCTGTGTCTTTGATGGTAATGCAGTTGTGGTTCACAAAACATTCCACAG ATATGTTGTAAGGGCCAAAGCTGGTAAGAAGCAGTCATCAAAAGATGCAAGTGGCAGGGCTGCACATTCTGCTGGAGCTTCACTTCGACGGCATAATGAACTTGCTTTAAAGAAG GATGTTCAAGAACTACTTTCTTCTTGGAAGCCTTATTTTGATGCTTCCACCTGTGTTTTCATATATGCTCCCTCAAGCAATCGCCACCTCTTCTTTGATGGAGATAAAGCATATTTTAGTGATCAGCATTGTTTTATTCGAAATGTACCATTGAATGTTCGAAGGCCCACTTTCAAAGAAGCCCAGCGCATATATAACCAATTGACACAAGTTGCCTATGAAGTGGATGAGAAGGACTTTCCATCAGTCGCCAAAGAGGATTTTGTATCAATTGAGACCTCCACTCCCGATGGCAGCCTGGATTCCAGAAAAGAGGATTTGAAGGACTGCACTAATTGTGGAGAAACTACTGAAGCTTCTTCAAGGCTCAAAGACTCTGATGATCTGTTTATATCAACTGAAACAGAAAGTGCGGTGATTGGTGTAGCAACACCTTTGCACAAAGCGGCACACGCTGGTGATGCTAATAAAGTCTTGGAACTCCTAGAACAGGGTTTAGATCCTTGTGTTAAGGATGAAAGGGGGCGGACCCCCTATATGCTGGCAACTGAGAAGGAAGTCAGGAACAATTTCAGGCGCTTTATGGCCTCAAATCTTGATAGGTGGGATTGGCATGCTGCTAAAGTACCTAGTGCATTGACAAAGGAAATGGAAGAATCTCAAGCTGAGAAGCAG GCAGAGAAAGATGCCAAGAGGAAAGCAAGAGCAAAAGAATTGAAGAAACTGCGAAAAGCAAAAGAAAAGGCTCAG GCTGCCACATCCCAGAACTCTATGGCAGCTGTGGAGAATCAAGTGAGGCCACGTTCAGCTATCAAGGGACCGCTGACTATTGGAGGATCACAACTATCTGAG GAGGAATTGAAGAGAGCACAGGCAGCTGAAAGGGAAAAGAGAGCTGCTGCTGCAGAGAGCAGAATGGCTGCAGCTCAAAATGCCCAAGGCAGTGGCACAGCCACTGTTGCTAACATGGAACAACCCAAAAGTGGACTAGCAACTGATATAAACTGCTCCTGTTGTAACGCATCATTGGCTGGTAAAGTTCCATTTCATAGGTATAATTACAAATACTGCAGCACAACATGCATGCATGTTCACAGAGAGTTCATTGAGGATGGATAA
- the LOC110673899 gene encoding uncharacterized protein LOC110673899 isoform X2, translated as MAIEDENQANKPSPSPVSQSSTSHPTPRPNPDGMSPKPLSPKEFILSVASNISSQPLTNPDPNVWGVLTAISNNARKRHQGINMLLTGDEHCIGRLVEDMRFQIESTAVSGKHCKIYRKNLTVEDVEHPSNFHTSVFLKDTSTNGTFLNWKKLNKSNPELKLKHGDIISFAAPPQHELAFAFVYREVLRSTPLMEGAVAKRKSEEIVSENKRLKGIGIGAPEGPISLDDFRSLQRSNTELRKQLESQVLAIDTLRNEHRATIEHHDSELKGMKESVTKSYLDQLKELQNMLDVKQKEMVEVNRISAEQKHALEDLNERLAASRQSCIEANEIIKSHKVSISELETQLEEERDQRREERQKAVADLKAALQRVQSEAQEEIKRQSDAASQRERELQEEINKLQEREKKWCSQVETLRPKLEEARQKLVISDNKVRQLEAQVVEEQLASASGRKRVEELEQEMKQLRKELDREKAAREEAWAKVSALELEINATVRDLEFERRRLKGARERIMLRETQLRAFYSTTEEISVLFAKQQEQLKAMQKTLEDEENYENTSVDIDLNLPVENMNGSFVREKEMNGYQSNSGAKAGSASSAQRFDRNQAVSSGEASVTEKHECDIRSQGEGENMQEEEFTSANRHANGGFGSEIDGVGTAPVLEGNAIGTERVLETESPGIDGDRDVDMNKCGSLAGDTMQLDDEIHVHDSDERVPTTSQVALHTSQSDNPLENQKAMDDTEPGGTIRTADLLASEVAGSWAHSTAPSVHGENESPTSGDDDERVGAGLHDSNGLVAESQSTPTSAAAAGRHSHQHLATTKMSGIIALSEMIGIVAPEMKEQFGAMDNDCDGGREKQGSTSNSDSEGCTDSDDHDRECAKGKSISDDETEGSDQPDEDQKHYAMDEDEDTQEDSLQ; from the exons ATGGCTATAGAAGACGAGAACCAAGCAAACAAGCCGAGTCCAAGTCCAGTCTCGCAGTCAAGCACCTCGCATCCTACACCTCGTCCAAATCCCGATGGTATGTCGCCAAAGCCGTTGAGCCCAAAGGAGTTCATCCTCTCAGTGGCCTCTAACATATCTTCTCAACCTCTCACTAACCCGGACCCCAATGTTTGGGGTGTTCTCACTGCTATTTCCAACAATGCCCGCAAGCGCCACCAG GGTATCAATATGCTTTTGACTGGGGATGAGCATTGCATTGGCAGATTGGTGGAGGATATGCGTTTTCAAATTGAGTCAACTGCAGTCAGTGGAAAACACTGCAAAATATATCGGAAAAATCTCACTGTTGAAGATGTGGAGCATCCATCTAACTTTCATACATCTGTCTTCTTGAAAGATACAAG TACAAATGGAACATTTCTTAATTGGAAGAAATTGAATAAGAGTAACCCTGAGTTGAAACTCAAGCATGGAGATATTATATCATTTGCTGCTCCTCCTCAGCATG AACTTGCATTTGCATTTGTATATCGAGAAGTTCTTAGGTCTACTCCCTTGATGGAAGGTGCAGTGGCAAAGAGAAAATCAG AGGAGATTGTTTCAGAAAACAAAAGACTAAAAGGTATAGGGATTGGTGCTCCTGAGGGTCCTATATCTCTTGATGATTTTCGAAGCCTTCAACGTTCAAACACG GAATTGAGGAAGCAGTTGGAAAGTCAAGTCCTTGCGATTGATACATTGCGCAATGAACATCGAGCAACTATTGAACATCATGATAGT GAGTTGAAAGGGATGAAGGAGTCTGTCACAAAATCATACCTTGATCAACTCAAGGAGTTGCAAAATATGTTAGATGTTAAACAGAAAGAGATGGTGGAAGTTAACAGAATATCAGCTGAGCAAAAGCATGCCTTGGAAGACCTTAATGAAAGACTTGCTGCTTCCAGGCAGTCATGCATTGAAGCAAATGAAATAATTAAGAG TCACAAGGTATCTATATCTGAACTCGAGACACAATTAGAAGAAGAGCGAGATCAGAGAAGAGAAGAACGACAAAAGGCTGTTGCTGATTTAAAGGCAGCATTGCAGAGAGTTCAGTCTGAGGCACAGGAGGAAATTAAACGACAGTCTGATGCTGCCTCTCAACGTGAGAGAGAACTGCAAGAGGAAATTAATAAGCTTCAG gaaagggagaagaaatggtgTTCACAAGTCGAAACCTTGAGGCCCAAATTG GAGGAAGCTAGGCAAAAGTTGGTTATCTCTGATAATAAAGTTCGCCAGCTAGAAGCTCAAGTCGTTGAAGAGCAACTGGCCTCTGCAAGTGGAAGAAAA AGGGTTGAAGAACTTGAGCAAGAAATGAAACAATTGAGGAAAGAGCTTGACAGGGAAAAG GCAGCGCGAGAAGAAGCATGGGCTAAAGTTTCTGCCCTTGAACTTGAGATAAATGCCACAGTGCGGGATCTTGAATTTGAGAGACGGAGGCTAAAAGGTGCTAgggaaagaataatgcttag GGAGACACAGCTACGGGCATTTTATTCCACAACTGAAGAAATATCAGTACTGTTTGCCAAGCAGCAAGAACAATTGAAGGCAATGCAGAAGACTTTGGAAGATGAGGAAAATTATGAGAACACATCTGTGGATATTGACCTGAATCTACCTGTTGAGAACATGAACGGCTCCTTTGtcagagaaaaagaaatgaatGGGTATCAAAGCAACAGTGGTGCAAAGGCTGGCTCTGCTAGTTCAGCTCAGAGATTTGATAGAAATCAGGCTGTTTCTTCAGGTGAAGCAAGTGTCACTGAAAAGCATGAGTGTGATATCAGAAGTCAAGGAGAAGGTGAAAATATGCAGGAGGAAGAATTCACAAGTGCCAATCGTCATGCTAATGGTGGCTTTGGTTCTGAGATTGATGGTGTTGGTACGGCACCTGTCCTGGAAGGAAATGCAATTGGAACGGAGCGAGTTCTGGAAACAGAAAGCCCTGGAATAGATGGTGATCGGGATGTTGATATGAACAAGTGTGGCTCATTAGCTGGGGACACTATGCAACTTGATGATGAAATCCATGTACATGATAGTGATGAGCGTGTTCCAACAACTTCTCAGGTTGCTTTACATACCTCACAATCAGATAATCCCCTTGAGAATCAGAAAGCCATGGATGATACAGAACCAGGAGGCACAATCAGAACAGCTGATCTTTTAGCTTCTGAAGTTGCTGGGAGCTGGGCTCACAGCACTGCTCCTTCTGTCCATGGTGAGAATGAATCTCCTACAAGTGGAGACGATGATGAGAGAGTTGGTGCAGGGCTTCATGACTCTAATGGTCTGGTGGCCGAGAGTCAAAGTACACCAACTTCTGCAGCTGCAGCTGGCAGACACAGTCATCAACATTTGGCAACAACTAAGATGAGTGGAATTATTGCATTAAGTGAGATGATTGGAATTGTTGCTCCTGAAATGAAGGAGCAGTTTGGTGCCATGGATAATGATTGTGATGGAGGGAGGGAAAAACAGGGTTCTACCTCAAACTCTGATAGTGAGGGTTGCACCGACAGTGATGATCATGACCGAGAATGTGCCAAAGGTAAATCAATTTCAGATGATGAAACCGAGGGTAGTGACCAACCTGATGAGGATCAAAAACACTATGCCATGGATGAAGATGAAGATACACAGGAAGATTCTCTTCAATAA